The following proteins are co-located in the Imtechella halotolerans genome:
- a CDS encoding dipeptidase gives MIKKTISIALLSLALFSCKEKTPELTPEEALVKRAKEIHEKVLTIDTHADINVANFTDSINYTQDLDTQVTLPKMEAGGLDVAWFIVYTGQGELTEQGYEVAAKSAMEKFDAIHKLVTDFAPEKIGLATSSKEIRDIHAQGKMVAMIGVENGYSLGTDLTNFEKFYKLGARYISLSHNGHSQFCDSNTGEADSLWLYNGLSDLGKQAVTEMNRLGIMIDVSHPSKESMKQMIALSKAPIIASHSSARALCNHSRNLDDEQLLLMKENGGVVQTVAFSAYTNTEKHEAFNKARQELLKKVGDEMGFERKDRSEIMKMDEASRTAYLDTYKKVQKAAEAQIEKLKETVIPVNVADFVDHIDYMVKLIGIDHVGISSDFDGGGGVEGWNDASETFNVTLELVRRGYSEEEIAKLWGENLLRVLDEVQAVAQKLQSQS, from the coding sequence ATGATTAAAAAAACTATTTCGATTGCACTGCTATCTCTTGCGCTTTTTTCTTGCAAAGAAAAAACTCCTGAACTTACACCCGAAGAGGCTCTGGTAAAACGTGCTAAAGAAATTCATGAAAAGGTTTTAACCATTGATACACATGCTGATATCAATGTAGCTAATTTTACAGACAGTATCAATTATACCCAAGACTTAGACACCCAGGTTACGCTTCCCAAAATGGAAGCTGGAGGACTTGATGTGGCGTGGTTTATTGTTTATACAGGACAAGGAGAACTAACTGAGCAAGGGTACGAAGTAGCAGCTAAAAGTGCTATGGAAAAATTTGATGCAATCCATAAATTAGTTACTGACTTTGCTCCTGAAAAAATAGGACTGGCTACCTCTTCTAAAGAAATAAGAGACATTCATGCTCAAGGTAAAATGGTAGCAATGATTGGGGTAGAAAATGGGTATTCTCTAGGAACTGATTTAACAAACTTTGAAAAGTTTTATAAGCTTGGAGCTCGTTATATTTCTTTGTCTCATAATGGACATAGCCAATTTTGTGACTCTAATACAGGTGAAGCGGACAGTTTGTGGCTATATAATGGTTTAAGTGATTTAGGCAAACAAGCTGTTACTGAAATGAATCGTTTAGGGATTATGATTGATGTATCTCACCCATCAAAAGAATCTATGAAACAAATGATTGCGCTTTCCAAAGCTCCTATCATTGCCTCGCATTCTTCGGCTAGAGCACTTTGCAACCATTCTCGTAACCTAGATGATGAACAATTATTGTTAATGAAGGAAAATGGAGGAGTTGTACAAACCGTTGCTTTTAGTGCCTATACCAATACAGAAAAACATGAAGCCTTTAATAAGGCTAGACAGGAGCTACTTAAAAAAGTAGGAGATGAAATGGGGTTTGAACGTAAGGATCGCTCCGAAATCATGAAAATGGATGAAGCCAGTAGAACGGCCTATTTGGACACTTATAAAAAAGTACAAAAAGCTGCTGAAGCTCAAATAGAAAAACTAAAAGAAACTGTAATCCCTGTAAATGTGGCTGATTTTGTTGACCATATCGATTATATGGTAAAACTAATTGGTATAGATCATGTGGGGATTAGTTCCGATTTTGATGGAGGTGGCGGCGTTGAAGGCTGGAATGATGCCTCTGAAACCTTTAATGTAACCCTTGAACTTGTAAGACGTGGTTATTCTGAAGAAGAAATCGCTAAATTATGGGGTGAAAACTTACTACGTGTTTTGGATGAGGTCCAGGCGGTAGCGCAAAAATTACAATCACAATCTTAA
- a CDS encoding mechanosensitive ion channel family protein, whose amino-acid sequence MTLYELSKVVYRFLRDQGIDRTVSTNINLFVNLVLVSLLLLFIDWFIRKFIVVAFHMFSNRTKTTFDDFLVKSNFPKYIGHIIPFIIFVYLIPTLFDDFPKWEKILLKATDIYIIVLSVWIVRSIVKSTREYLKSKDDYKDKPIDSFAQVIILFLWFIGFIFIYSEFTEEKMLQFLGTLGAASAIILLMFRDTILGFVASIQVSINDMVRIGDWITQEKYGADGNVTEINLTTVKVQNFDYTITTIPTYALISDSFKNWRGMQESGGRRIRRAIYIKANSIKFLSKDDLERFSKIQMITHYIEHRQKDIDKYNTDHGYNKDVMINGRNQTNFGIFRKYCDLYLKNHPATNKDMLMMTRHLPPTPQGIPLEIYVFSSDKRWENYERIMADIFEHLIAAAPYFDLELYELPTGKDFTVSKHLD is encoded by the coding sequence ATGACCTTGTATGAACTAAGTAAAGTTGTTTATCGGTTTCTTCGAGATCAGGGAATTGATAGAACAGTTTCAACAAATATCAATTTATTTGTCAACCTTGTGTTGGTAAGCTTACTATTGTTATTTATTGACTGGTTCATTAGAAAGTTTATTGTGGTGGCATTTCATATGTTTTCCAATCGAACTAAAACCACTTTTGATGACTTTCTAGTCAAAAGTAATTTTCCAAAATACATAGGTCATATTATACCATTCATAATATTCGTGTATCTAATTCCCACTTTGTTTGATGATTTTCCAAAGTGGGAAAAGATACTGCTGAAAGCTACAGATATTTACATCATTGTACTATCTGTTTGGATTGTTAGAAGTATCGTAAAATCTACACGTGAATATTTAAAAAGTAAAGATGATTATAAGGATAAGCCTATAGATAGCTTTGCTCAGGTAATTATATTATTCTTATGGTTTATTGGGTTTATTTTTATTTACTCAGAGTTTACCGAAGAGAAAATGCTTCAGTTTCTAGGAACTTTAGGAGCAGCTTCTGCGATCATATTACTCATGTTCAGGGATACAATCTTAGGATTTGTAGCTAGTATTCAGGTGTCCATAAACGATATGGTTCGCATTGGAGATTGGATCACCCAAGAGAAATACGGAGCTGATGGTAACGTAACTGAAATTAACCTTACCACTGTGAAAGTTCAAAATTTTGACTACACAATTACAACTATTCCTACCTACGCTCTTATTTCAGATTCTTTTAAGAACTGGAGAGGAATGCAGGAAAGTGGCGGTAGACGTATTAGAAGAGCCATTTACATAAAAGCCAATAGTATTAAGTTTCTGTCAAAAGATGATTTGGAACGGTTTTCAAAAATCCAAATGATAACGCACTATATTGAGCATCGACAAAAGGATATTGATAAATACAATACCGATCATGGGTACAATAAAGATGTCATGATTAATGGTAGAAACCAGACTAACTTCGGAATCTTTAGAAAATACTGCGATTTATATCTAAAAAATCATCCAGCCACTAACAAAGATATGCTGATGATGACACGTCATCTACCACCAACACCTCAGGGTATACCTCTAGAAATTTATGTATTTTCAAGTGACAAACGTTGGGAGAATTATGAACGAATCATGGCAGATATATTTGAGCACCTAATTGCCGCTGCACCGTATTTTGATTTAGAATTATATGAATTACCCACCGGAAAGGATTTTACCGTTTCTAAACACTTAGATTAG
- a CDS encoding acyl-CoA thioesterase: protein MRFHTRKWVKPEDLNANGTLFGGKLLAWIDEEAALYAIIQLENQRVVTKYMSEINFTSSAKTGDIIEIGMLATHFGKTSLELTCEVRNKMTRETIIQVEKIIMVNLGEDGKPLPHGKTEIEFVRDRLK, encoded by the coding sequence ATGAGATTTCACACTAGAAAATGGGTAAAACCAGAAGATTTAAATGCCAATGGAACTCTTTTTGGAGGGAAATTATTAGCATGGATCGATGAAGAAGCGGCTTTATATGCAATTATACAATTAGAGAATCAAAGGGTAGTAACTAAATACATGTCCGAAATTAACTTTACAAGTTCAGCTAAAACAGGTGATATTATTGAAATTGGAATGCTTGCTACTCATTTTGGTAAAACATCCTTAGAACTCACTTGTGAAGTACGAAATAAAATGACCAGAGAAACGATTATACAAGTTGAAAAAATAATCATGGTGAATTTAGGTGAAGATGGCAAACCTTTACCTCATGGAAAAACTGAGATAGAATTTGTACGTGATCGATTAAAATAA
- a CDS encoding GreA/GreB family elongation factor, whose amino-acid sequence MIKEQVYRKCLDILNARIDKYKGELEIIKESIENNDKASSDEEGGGTTDFTSAQNKVVQYLEEANQMKDQLKQVDIFQTNEVVKIGSIIETSMGNFFLSIPLGKIELDGKMFFAISKEAPVGQLLLDKQVGDTVTFNNNNFTIKVIH is encoded by the coding sequence ATGATTAAAGAACAAGTGTATCGAAAGTGCCTGGACATTTTAAATGCTCGTATTGACAAATATAAGGGCGAGCTGGAAATCATTAAAGAATCTATTGAAAACAATGACAAAGCCTCAAGCGATGAAGAAGGAGGTGGAACTACTGATTTTACATCTGCACAGAACAAAGTAGTACAATACTTAGAAGAGGCTAATCAGATGAAAGATCAACTCAAACAAGTTGATATTTTCCAAACCAATGAGGTGGTTAAAATTGGAAGTATCATTGAAACTTCAATGGGAAATTTCTTCTTATCGATTCCTCTAGGTAAAATTGAATTGGATGGTAAAATGTTTTTTGCTATTTCTAAAGAGGCTCCTGTTGGTCAATTACTTCTTGACAAACAAGTTGGAGATACGGTTACCTTTAACAATAACAACTTTACTATTAAGGTAATTCACTAG
- a CDS encoding DUF2461 domain-containing protein encodes MIIDVLQPTTIEFLKELRANNTKEWFEEHKKQFKNEETHTKAFFSSVLNLLRAHDDIDAMKMFRIYRDVRFSKNKQPYKNHLAVSYHRRKPHLRGGYYLHIEPGNSFIACGFWDPKPDDLLRIRKEFEMDDVYIRKILNDPDFVSTFGNLQGEEVKTAPKGFDKNHPAIDLIKKKQFYAQHSFTDEEVLSVSFLSTVDEAYKKIRPYFDYMSEVLTTDLNGVSLID; translated from the coding sequence ATGATTATTGATGTACTTCAACCGACAACCATTGAATTTCTTAAAGAATTAAGAGCAAATAATACGAAGGAATGGTTTGAAGAACATAAAAAGCAATTCAAAAATGAAGAAACGCATACCAAAGCTTTTTTTTCTTCAGTTCTAAATTTATTACGAGCTCATGATGATATTGATGCCATGAAGATGTTTAGAATTTATCGAGACGTTCGATTTTCAAAAAATAAACAACCCTATAAAAACCATTTAGCTGTTTCTTACCATAGAAGAAAGCCTCATTTAAGAGGAGGGTACTATTTACATATTGAACCAGGAAATTCTTTTATAGCTTGTGGTTTTTGGGATCCCAAACCCGATGATCTTTTACGTATTAGAAAGGAATTTGAAATGGATGATGTCTATATACGTAAAATATTAAATGATCCAGATTTTGTGTCAACTTTTGGAAATTTGCAAGGAGAGGAGGTTAAAACAGCTCCCAAGGGATTTGATAAAAACCATCCTGCCATAGACCTAATCAAAAAAAAGCAATTCTATGCACAGCATTCCTTTACAGATGAGGAGGTGTTATCTGTTTCCTTTCTAAGTACGGTAGATGAGGCCTATAAAAAAATTCGCCCATATTTTGATTATATGAGCGAAGTATTGACGACCGATTTAAACGGTGTTTCTTTAATAGACTAG
- the epsC gene encoding serine O-acetyltransferase EpsC has product MSQESIISLLEAHKKHPNLKIRLKEKAELFTHRLFYTLFDAETPVAENLKEVETIFTELVDLVCWKTEKPCHTVWEQYVSKLPNILEKLNLDACATTQNDPASHSIEEVYLCYPGFHAIAVYRLAHELHKMGFPMVPRLMTEYAHRLTGVDINPGAQIGDSFFIDHATGVVIGETTIIKNNVKIYQGVTLGALSVSKKMQNVKRHPTIEDNVTIYANATILGGETIIGANSVIGGNVWLTSSIPANSLVTHTPEIKIKTVNHE; this is encoded by the coding sequence ATGAGTCAAGAATCTATTATATCGCTTCTCGAAGCTCACAAAAAACATCCCAATCTAAAAATACGTCTTAAGGAAAAAGCTGAACTGTTTACACATCGCCTTTTCTATACTTTATTCGACGCTGAAACCCCAGTTGCAGAAAATCTGAAAGAAGTAGAAACTATTTTTACAGAATTAGTTGATTTAGTGTGTTGGAAAACAGAAAAGCCTTGCCATACAGTTTGGGAACAATATGTCTCGAAGCTTCCCAATATCCTTGAAAAGCTTAACTTGGATGCGTGTGCCACGACACAAAACGATCCTGCCTCCCACTCTATAGAAGAAGTGTATCTTTGCTATCCTGGTTTTCATGCTATTGCAGTCTACAGACTTGCTCATGAACTTCATAAAATGGGTTTTCCAATGGTACCACGTCTTATGACTGAATATGCACATCGCCTAACCGGTGTTGATATTAATCCTGGTGCTCAGATTGGAGATTCATTTTTTATTGACCACGCCACAGGTGTGGTCATAGGTGAAACAACCATCATCAAAAACAATGTTAAAATATATCAGGGGGTTACCCTAGGAGCCTTATCGGTATCAAAAAAAATGCAAAATGTAAAACGTCATCCAACTATTGAGGACAATGTAACTATTTATGCCAATGCTACCATTTTGGGTGGAGAAACAATTATAGGTGCCAATAGCGTAATTGGAGGAAACGTTTGGTTAACATCCTCTATACCAGCAAATTCACTGGTAACTCATACCCCTGAAATCAAAATTAAGACTGTAAATCATGAATAA
- the cysM gene encoding cysteine synthase CysM — protein MNNFILDQIGNTPLVEAKKLINKPGVTLLLKLEGNNPGGSVKDRPAYNMIKSALERGDINKDTKLIEATSGNTGIALAMIAGLYGLNIELVMPENSTKERVQTMRAYGAKVTLTPAQVGIEGSRDYAESKVANEGYVMINQFGNDDNWKAHYKTTGPEIWNDTNGKVTHFVSSMGTTGTIMGTSTYLKEQNSDIQIVGVQPDDVSKIPGIRKWPKEYLPKIFNPDKVDQIIEVTETEAIQMTKRLAKEEGIFAGMSSGGAVAAALKLIETIDSGVVVAIVCDRGDRYLSSDLFE, from the coding sequence ATGAATAATTTCATATTAGATCAAATAGGTAATACTCCCCTTGTAGAGGCCAAAAAATTAATAAACAAACCAGGGGTTACACTTCTTTTAAAACTAGAAGGCAACAACCCAGGAGGCAGTGTAAAGGACAGACCAGCCTACAACATGATTAAAAGCGCTTTAGAACGCGGAGATATTAATAAGGATACTAAACTTATTGAAGCTACAAGCGGTAATACCGGTATCGCCTTAGCCATGATTGCTGGGTTATATGGACTCAATATCGAACTTGTAATGCCTGAGAATTCGACAAAAGAAAGAGTACAGACAATGAGAGCATATGGAGCTAAAGTAACACTCACTCCTGCTCAGGTGGGTATTGAAGGCAGTCGTGATTACGCCGAATCAAAGGTAGCCAATGAAGGTTATGTAATGATTAATCAATTTGGCAATGATGATAATTGGAAGGCTCATTACAAGACTACCGGACCTGAAATATGGAATGATACCAATGGAAAGGTCACTCATTTTGTTTCCTCGATGGGCACAACTGGTACTATTATGGGAACTTCTACCTACCTTAAAGAACAAAATTCTGATATTCAAATTGTAGGCGTACAACCTGATGATGTATCTAAAATCCCCGGAATTCGAAAATGGCCAAAAGAATATTTGCCTAAAATTTTCAATCCTGACAAAGTAGATCAAATCATAGAAGTCACAGAAACAGAAGCAATTCAAATGACCAAGCGATTAGCCAAAGAGGAAGGGATTTTTGCTGGTATGAGCAGCGGTGGTGCTGTAGCAGCCGCCCTAAAGCTGATTGAAACAATAGATAGTGGTGTTGTGGTAGCCATTGTTTGTGACCGTGGAGACAGATACCTTTCTTCTGATCTTTTTGAGTAG
- the corA gene encoding magnesium/cobalt transporter CorA codes for MATSKKRAKRISKSHKKVGLPPGTMTYVGNKESSELIIEVYNYTPEGVTHKDCTTVEDAVAFLATDAVTWVNLNGLFHVKAIEELGKSVGMHPLQLEDVVNVNHRPKIEELTKGGLFVILKMLYYNEANELIIEHISLVFKDNTVISFQEDDKDVFDIIRQRIKEPRGVIRNKQADYLLFAIMDAVIDHYFLILETLGDKIEVLEDQLIYNPTDNLVGEIQQLKREVLKIRRSIYPLREVVGNLEKAEHPSISDDTQKYFRDLYDHTIQVIETIETYRDMLWGLMDMYMSSVSNKMNNVMKVLTIIATIFIPLTFIVGVYGMNFENMPELHYQNGYYIVWIVMLVIFLAMLYYFKRKKWL; via the coding sequence ATGGCAACTTCAAAAAAAAGAGCTAAACGTATTTCCAAATCGCATAAAAAAGTTGGGTTGCCTCCGGGAACCATGACCTACGTTGGGAATAAAGAGTCTAGCGAGCTTATCATAGAAGTATATAATTATACACCGGAAGGTGTTACTCATAAAGATTGTACTACTGTAGAAGATGCAGTGGCGTTTTTGGCAACCGATGCTGTTACTTGGGTGAATCTCAATGGCCTGTTTCATGTAAAAGCTATTGAGGAGTTGGGAAAATCAGTAGGGATGCACCCCTTACAGTTGGAGGATGTAGTTAATGTCAACCATCGCCCTAAAATTGAAGAATTGACTAAAGGGGGGCTTTTTGTAATTCTAAAAATGCTTTATTACAATGAAGCAAATGAACTTATTATAGAACACATATCACTAGTATTTAAAGATAATACAGTGATTTCCTTTCAGGAGGATGATAAAGATGTTTTTGACATTATACGTCAACGTATCAAGGAGCCTAGAGGCGTGATTAGAAATAAGCAAGCTGATTATCTGCTTTTTGCCATAATGGACGCTGTAATAGATCACTATTTTCTTATCCTAGAAACCTTAGGTGATAAAATTGAGGTGCTAGAGGATCAGTTAATTTATAATCCCACTGATAATCTGGTAGGTGAAATACAACAACTTAAAAGAGAAGTCCTTAAAATACGTCGCTCTATTTATCCCTTAAGAGAGGTTGTAGGAAATCTTGAAAAGGCAGAACACCCCTCAATTTCTGATGACACCCAAAAGTACTTTAGGGATTTATATGATCACACCATCCAGGTTATTGAAACCATTGAAACCTACCGTGATATGTTGTGGGGACTAATGGATATGTATATGAGTAGCGTAAGTAACAAAATGAACAATGTCATGAAAGTACTTACCATCATTGCAACCATTTTTATTCCTTTAACTTTTATAGTGGGGGTTTATGGAATGAATTTCGAGAACATGCCAGAGTTACATTACCAAAATGGATACTATATAGTGTGGATAGTTATGCTTGTTATCTTCTTAGCAATGCTCTATTATTTTAAACGTAAAAAATGGTTGTAA
- a CDS encoding Na+/H+ antiporter NhaC family protein, with translation MQDNHTIKPNGWALIPLLIFVSVFLGTGVLLNDFYALPAPIAVLVGLFAAFIALKGGTQQKIATFLQGCGESRIMTMCIIFLLAGAFATVTKTMGGVDAVVQLGMQFISVKYLPIGIFIITAFLSLATGTSVGAIVAMGPIVVGLADQSGVSLALLCGMLLSGAMFGDNLSIISDTTIAATQSFGVKMGEKFKVNTLIALPAFLITIILLLFFLPDAQMATQVSPETPVSVIKIIPYLLVVGLAVSGINVFYTLFTGIIAAGVIGLAYGDFGLLTFAQEIYQGFTGMINIFLLAMLTGGLAAMVRKAGGIAFVMQMVSQQIRSIKSAQTGMGFLTGLTNTAIANNTVSIIITGTIAKNINDSYQLDPRKSATILDNFVCVVQGILPYGAQMLLILNFSQGNTDYISVLEHAWYLFALLGMTLISIYTPLWDKLIAKIK, from the coding sequence ATGCAAGATAACCATACTATTAAACCAAATGGATGGGCACTCATTCCATTGTTGATTTTTGTTTCGGTTTTTTTAGGAACCGGAGTTTTACTAAATGATTTCTATGCATTGCCAGCCCCCATTGCAGTATTGGTAGGATTATTCGCTGCTTTTATAGCCTTAAAAGGAGGAACGCAACAAAAAATTGCTACCTTCCTTCAGGGGTGTGGAGAGAGCAGAATCATGACCATGTGTATCATTTTTCTATTGGCCGGAGCATTTGCAACGGTTACTAAAACCATGGGTGGTGTAGATGCTGTTGTACAACTAGGAATGCAATTTATATCTGTAAAATATTTACCTATTGGAATTTTTATTATCACTGCATTTTTATCATTAGCTACTGGAACTTCAGTAGGAGCCATTGTAGCCATGGGGCCTATTGTTGTAGGCTTAGCTGATCAAAGTGGTGTATCATTAGCCTTATTATGCGGTATGCTTCTTAGCGGGGCAATGTTCGGTGATAACCTATCCATTATATCGGATACTACCATCGCAGCAACCCAATCGTTTGGTGTTAAGATGGGTGAGAAGTTCAAAGTAAATACCTTAATTGCATTACCTGCATTTTTAATAACAATTATTCTGTTATTGTTTTTTCTACCTGATGCTCAAATGGCTACACAAGTAAGCCCAGAAACCCCTGTTTCGGTAATTAAAATCATTCCTTATCTTTTAGTTGTTGGGTTGGCTGTTTCAGGAATAAATGTGTTCTACACTTTATTTACTGGTATTATTGCTGCTGGTGTTATAGGGTTGGCTTATGGTGATTTTGGGCTTTTAACTTTCGCCCAAGAAATTTACCAAGGGTTTACAGGAATGATTAATATTTTTTTATTAGCCATGCTTACAGGAGGATTAGCTGCAATGGTTCGTAAGGCCGGAGGTATTGCATTTGTGATGCAAATGGTATCGCAACAAATCCGTTCTATAAAATCAGCACAAACTGGGATGGGATTCCTTACCGGACTTACTAATACGGCTATAGCCAATAATACGGTCTCTATCATAATAACGGGTACCATTGCCAAGAACATTAATGACTCGTATCAATTAGACCCTAGGAAATCAGCTACCATCTTAGACAATTTTGTGTGCGTAGTTCAGGGAATATTGCCTTATGGAGCTCAAATGCTTCTAATTTTAAACTTTTCTCAGGGAAATACAGATTATATTTCTGTCTTGGAACATGCCTGGTATTTATTTGCCTTATTAGGGATGACACTTATAAGTATTTATACCCCTTTGTGGGATAAATTGATAGCTAAGATTAAATAA
- the hisIE gene encoding bifunctional phosphoribosyl-AMP cyclohydrolase/phosphoribosyl-ATP diphosphatase HisIE yields the protein MNIDFSKNSDKLVPAIIVDASTQKVLMLGYMNNEAYTKTISSGKVTFFSRSKNRLWTKGEESGHFLELVDVKIDCDNDTLLISVHPKGPTCHTGTDTCWGERNDPSFGFFTTLEAIIASRKLDSNNPTSYIASLFRSGINKIAQKVGEEAVETVIEAKDNNNELFLDEASDLLFHYLILLQAKGFTLADIEKRLQSRHK from the coding sequence ATGAATATAGATTTTTCAAAAAATTCAGATAAACTGGTACCAGCCATTATAGTAGATGCTAGTACTCAGAAGGTTTTAATGCTAGGCTATATGAATAATGAAGCCTACACCAAGACCATTAGTAGTGGTAAGGTTACTTTTTTTAGCAGATCAAAAAACAGGCTGTGGACCAAAGGAGAAGAAAGTGGTCATTTTTTAGAATTAGTGGATGTAAAAATTGATTGTGATAATGATACGCTCCTCATATCGGTGCATCCTAAAGGACCTACCTGTCACACTGGGACTGATACATGTTGGGGGGAAAGAAACGACCCTAGTTTTGGTTTTTTTACTACTCTGGAAGCAATTATAGCTTCTCGTAAACTGGATAGTAATAACCCTACTAGTTATATTGCCTCACTGTTCCGGAGTGGGATTAATAAAATTGCACAGAAAGTCGGAGAAGAGGCTGTGGAGACAGTAATTGAAGCTAAAGATAATAACAACGAACTTTTTCTAGATGAAGCTTCCGATTTATTGTTTCACTACTTAATTTTGCTCCAAGCCAAAGGATTTACTTTAGCGGATATTGAAAAACGTTTGCAAAGCAGACATAAATAG
- the hisF gene encoding imidazole glycerol phosphate synthase subunit HisF — MLAKRIIPCLDIKNGRTVKGVNFVALKDAGDPVELAAKYAENGADELVFLDISATEERRKTLADLVLRVAENVTIPFTVGGGISAVQDVEILLQCGADKISINSAAVKNPNLITELSQQFGSQCVVVAVDARQMDGRWKVHLVGGKVPTQLDLFDWAKEVEQRGAGELLFTSMDHDGTKDGFANEALAILSDSLSIPIIASGGAGKIEHFTDAFIKGKADAALAASVFHFNEIELKTLKKELQQQGIPVRI, encoded by the coding sequence ATGTTAGCAAAACGTATTATTCCCTGTCTAGATATAAAAAATGGGAGAACAGTAAAGGGTGTTAATTTTGTAGCACTTAAAGATGCTGGTGATCCTGTTGAGTTGGCTGCTAAGTATGCTGAAAATGGGGCGGATGAGCTTGTATTTTTAGATATTTCGGCCACGGAAGAACGAAGAAAAACACTGGCTGATTTAGTTTTAAGGGTGGCAGAAAATGTCACCATACCTTTTACAGTGGGAGGTGGGATTTCGGCTGTACAGGATGTTGAAATCTTGTTGCAATGCGGCGCTGATAAGATTTCAATTAATTCGGCTGCTGTAAAAAATCCAAATCTAATTACAGAATTATCCCAACAATTTGGGAGTCAATGTGTGGTAGTCGCTGTAGATGCACGTCAAATGGATGGACGTTGGAAAGTGCATTTGGTAGGAGGAAAGGTTCCTACCCAGTTGGATTTGTTTGACTGGGCAAAGGAAGTTGAACAAAGAGGTGCGGGGGAGCTTTTATTTACTTCTATGGATCATGACGGTACCAAGGATGGGTTTGCAAATGAAGCCTTAGCCATTTTATCAGATTCACTGTCAATTCCTATTATAGCTTCGGGAGGTGCAGGAAAAATTGAACATTTTACAGATGCCTTTATAAAAGGTAAGGCAGATGCTGCTTTAGCAGCTAGTGTCTTTCACTTTAATGAAATTGAATTAAAAACGTTAAAGAAAGAATTACAACAGCAGGGAATTCCTGTAAGAATATAA
- the hisA gene encoding 1-(5-phosphoribosyl)-5-[(5-phosphoribosylamino)methylideneamino]imidazole-4-carboxamide isomerase, whose amino-acid sequence MRIIPAIDIIDGKCVRLSKGDYATQKTYNEHPLEVAKAYVDHGITHLHLVDLDGAQASHIVNYKVLENIASNTPLKIDFGGGLKSDEDLKIAFESGASQITGGSIAVKNKSLFKRWLNEYGPEKIILGADVLNNKIAVSGWQESSQEELLPFIQSYQKEGISYVICTDISKDGMLQGPSFELYKAILEETTDGLKLIASGGISHYDELPKLAALGCEGVIIGKAIYEGRISLKQLEEFIQ is encoded by the coding sequence ATGAGAATAATACCTGCAATTGATATCATTGACGGAAAATGTGTTCGTCTTTCAAAAGGTGATTATGCCACTCAAAAAACCTATAATGAACATCCATTGGAAGTAGCTAAAGCCTATGTAGATCATGGAATTACTCATTTGCATTTAGTCGATCTTGATGGTGCTCAGGCTAGCCATATTGTAAACTATAAAGTTCTTGAGAACATCGCTTCAAATACTCCTTTGAAAATTGATTTTGGAGGAGGATTGAAATCAGATGAAGACCTGAAGATAGCGTTTGAATCTGGCGCTTCTCAAATTACAGGAGGAAGTATTGCCGTAAAAAATAAATCACTTTTTAAAAGGTGGCTAAATGAGTACGGCCCTGAAAAAATTATATTAGGAGCTGATGTACTTAATAATAAGATTGCGGTTAGTGGTTGGCAAGAATCTTCTCAGGAGGAATTACTACCATTTATACAGTCCTATCAAAAGGAAGGCATATCCTATGTGATTTGCACCGATATCTCTAAGGATGGTATGCTTCAAGGCCCTTCATTTGAGTTATATAAAGCCATACTTGAAGAGACTACTGATGGACTTAAATTGATTGCTTCAGGAGGGATTTCACACTATGATGAATTGCCAAAATTGGCAGCACTTGGATGCGAAGGAGTTATTATAGGGAAAGCCATTTACGAAGGAAGAATTAGTTTAAAACAATTAGAAGAATTTATACAGTAA